Proteins from a genomic interval of Sphingobacterium lactis:
- a CDS encoding Gfo/Idh/MocA family protein has product MIEKIKILVVGCGNMGASHAQAYHDMPAFEIVGLVSRGESKKLLNAKLGADYPLFDDYETALLTTQPDAVCISTYPDTHEAYAIQAFEAGAHVFIEKPLADTVLGAQKVVEAANKAGKKLVVGYILRHHPSWIRFIEVAKTMGYPLVMRMNLNQQSQGYMWNVHRNLMKSLSPIVDCGVHYIDVMCQMTDAKPITVSAIGARLTDDIPSDNYNYGQLQIRFDDGSVGWYEAGWGPMISDTAFFVKDVIGPKGCVSIVAKEAAKAGNSDSVEAHTKTESLKVHYADIDGENNFTRADEWIDLADEPDHQELCNREQTFFMQAIQEDLDLSKSMQDAVNSLQIAIACDESVKTGNIVKL; this is encoded by the coding sequence ATGATAGAAAAGATAAAGATTTTGGTGGTAGGCTGCGGTAATATGGGGGCGTCCCATGCACAAGCCTACCATGATATGCCCGCATTTGAAATCGTGGGTTTGGTTTCACGGGGGGAGAGCAAGAAGCTATTAAATGCAAAGTTAGGTGCAGATTATCCTTTGTTTGACGACTACGAGACCGCTTTGTTAACAACCCAGCCCGATGCGGTTTGTATTTCCACCTACCCTGATACCCATGAAGCATATGCCATCCAAGCGTTCGAAGCCGGTGCGCATGTTTTCATTGAAAAACCATTGGCGGATACGGTGCTTGGTGCTCAGAAAGTCGTGGAGGCCGCAAATAAAGCAGGGAAGAAGCTTGTGGTGGGGTATATCCTGCGCCATCACCCTTCCTGGATCCGCTTTATAGAAGTCGCCAAGACCATGGGATATCCCTTGGTGATGCGCATGAACCTGAACCAGCAATCGCAGGGGTACATGTGGAATGTGCACCGCAATTTAATGAAGAGTTTGAGCCCCATTGTGGACTGTGGCGTGCATTATATTGATGTGATGTGCCAGATGACGGACGCGAAGCCCATAACGGTTTCGGCCATCGGCGCGCGGCTGACGGATGATATTCCCAGCGATAACTACAACTACGGGCAGCTGCAGATCCGTTTTGACGATGGCAGTGTGGGCTGGTATGAAGCAGGCTGGGGACCGATGATCAGTGATACGGCATTCTTTGTGAAGGATGTCATTGGTCCGAAAGGTTGTGTATCCATCGTGGCAAAAGAAGCAGCTAAGGCCGGTAATTCCGATTCTGTTGAAGCGCATACGAAGACCGAATCGTTAAAGGTTCATTATGCGGATATCGATGGGGAGAATAACTTTACCCGTGCGGATGAATGGATTGACCTGGCCGACGAACCGGATCATCAGGAACTGTGCAACCGCGAACAGACTTTCTTTATGCAGGCCATCCAAGAAGATCTGGACCTTTCCAAATCCATGCAGGATGCTGTGAACAGTTTACAGATCGCCATTGCCTGTGACGAATCCGTAAAGACTGGGAATATCGTAAAATTATAA
- a CDS encoding Gfo/Idh/MocA family protein, protein MDRRNFIKNSGILFGATSLDLSHNNFTIKKKIRVGLIGCGGRGTGAAFQALNADPDVEIVALADIFPDQIETALSALQEAHKDRVKVTEKTKYIGFDAYKKLIGGKVDVVLLAAPPVFRPDHLEEAVKKGKHIFCEKPMAVDIPGVHRVREAVKLAKEKKLNLVSGYCFRYSTPNRELAKQVHAGSIGDIFSISTFRLGGELTEKPKQANWSDLDYQLRNWYYYQRYSGDIIVEQTIHSIDFMSWMLNRGLPKTVSGTGGRQSKPWDKYGNVFDHFAVEFDYGDGVKGFHFGRQQNGTQPRNSVEAIGTKGNLNVSLLSSYQIHGENPWKFSGKMNNMYQTQHDELFAAIKSGETLMDGDFMADSTLLGIWAREAAYSGKIISLEEIQNSEKTYGPTSDGYSWEMELDTARIPRPGLAT, encoded by the coding sequence ATGGACCGTAGAAATTTTATTAAAAACAGTGGTATACTATTCGGCGCCACTTCATTAGACCTATCCCACAATAATTTTACAATAAAAAAGAAAATCCGGGTTGGTCTGATCGGCTGTGGTGGCCGTGGAACGGGTGCTGCCTTTCAGGCGTTGAATGCAGATCCCGATGTGGAGATCGTTGCACTCGCGGACATTTTTCCGGATCAGATTGAAACAGCACTATCCGCACTGCAGGAAGCGCATAAGGATAGGGTAAAGGTGACAGAAAAAACAAAATATATCGGCTTTGATGCCTACAAGAAATTAATAGGGGGCAAAGTCGATGTGGTCCTGTTGGCTGCACCGCCAGTATTTCGGCCGGATCACTTGGAAGAAGCCGTGAAAAAGGGAAAGCACATTTTCTGTGAAAAACCGATGGCCGTGGATATTCCGGGTGTGCACCGCGTCCGGGAAGCCGTGAAATTGGCCAAGGAAAAGAAATTGAACCTGGTGTCCGGATATTGTTTCCGATACTCCACGCCAAACAGGGAACTGGCCAAGCAGGTGCATGCAGGTAGCATTGGCGATATATTCTCGATCAGCACATTCCGCCTAGGTGGCGAGCTGACTGAAAAGCCAAAACAGGCAAATTGGTCGGATCTGGATTATCAACTCCGGAACTGGTACTATTACCAACGTTATTCCGGAGATATCATCGTGGAACAGACCATACACAGCATCGACTTTATGAGCTGGATGCTGAACCGGGGATTGCCGAAAACTGTTTCGGGAACTGGTGGTCGGCAGAGCAAACCTTGGGATAAATATGGCAATGTTTTCGACCATTTTGCGGTCGAATTCGATTATGGCGATGGCGTAAAGGGCTTCCACTTCGGCAGACAGCAGAACGGTACCCAACCGCGGAACTCCGTCGAGGCCATCGGAACCAAAGGCAACCTGAATGTTAGCCTATTGAGCAGCTACCAGATCCATGGCGAGAACCCTTGGAAATTCAGCGGGAAGATGAATAACATGTACCAAACGCAACACGATGAGTTGTTCGCGGCGATCAAAAGTGGGGAAACACTGATGGACGGTGATTTCATGGCCGATTCTACCCTGTTGGGTATTTGGGCACGTGAGGCTGCATACTCCGGCAAGATCATCAGCCTGGAAGAGATCCAGAATTCGGAGAAAACCTATGGCCCAACAAGTGACGGATATTCCTGGGAAATGGAACTGGATACAGCACGGATTCCAAGACCGGGTTTGGCAACTTAA
- a CDS encoding DUF819 domain-containing protein, with protein MQITETETMPLISNTTVVFGLLMAILGFVFYTSNLQNKFIKGFYNIIPPLLLCYFLPGLLNSFGVIDGENSPLTSIGSRYFLPACLILFVLNLDLREMWALRKRAGLMFITGTVGIVLGGPIAVYLTSLVAPQVVGGTGPDEVWRGLGTLAGSWIGGSANQVALKEILQPSANLFSSIIAVDAFVAYIWMAFLLYGASKYKQFDKFFKADSQDVEELKARMDEKVKTHSRTPETKDIILMIALAFGGTGLATLLAEPLSTYMATHYPDMAKFSLTNSFFWLIFFSTVIGIALSFTPARKLEYAGASKLASVFLYILITTIGMQMNILAILGNPGLFVVGFIWLAFHALLLLIVGKIFKVPFFYFAVGSMANVGGVASASVTSAAFHPSLISVGVILSVFSYAIGTYAGWLTAILMQLASGL; from the coding sequence ATGCAAATTACTGAAACCGAAACGATGCCACTCATCAGCAACACAACGGTGGTATTCGGATTATTGATGGCCATCCTTGGCTTCGTCTTTTATACGTCCAATTTACAGAACAAATTCATTAAGGGATTTTACAACATCATCCCCCCTTTATTGCTATGTTATTTTTTACCGGGTTTATTGAATTCATTTGGTGTGATCGATGGGGAGAATTCGCCATTGACGAGCATCGGCAGCCGGTATTTCCTACCGGCCTGTTTAATTCTATTCGTATTAAATCTGGATCTTCGGGAGATGTGGGCCTTACGGAAGCGTGCTGGATTGATGTTCATCACCGGAACCGTGGGGATTGTTCTCGGCGGTCCGATTGCGGTCTATTTAACGTCCCTGGTTGCTCCTCAAGTCGTTGGTGGCACCGGACCGGATGAGGTATGGCGCGGATTGGGTACCCTGGCAGGTTCCTGGATTGGCGGTTCCGCAAACCAAGTCGCACTGAAGGAAATTCTACAACCGTCAGCAAATCTATTTTCCTCCATCATTGCCGTGGATGCCTTCGTAGCCTATATATGGATGGCCTTCCTGCTGTACGGTGCGAGTAAATATAAACAGTTCGATAAGTTCTTTAAAGCAGATTCGCAGGACGTAGAAGAACTGAAGGCACGCATGGATGAAAAGGTGAAAACCCATAGCCGCACACCGGAAACCAAAGATATTATCTTGATGATCGCCCTCGCCTTTGGCGGAACAGGTTTGGCCACTCTTCTGGCAGAACCGCTTTCGACCTATATGGCCACCCACTATCCGGACATGGCGAAGTTTTCCCTGACAAATAGTTTCTTTTGGTTGATCTTCTTTTCGACCGTGATTGGTATTGCTCTATCATTCACACCGGCTAGAAAATTGGAATACGCAGGCGCTTCGAAATTGGCTTCGGTATTCCTGTACATCCTGATCACGACCATTGGTATGCAGATGAATATACTGGCCATCCTGGGTAACCCAGGGCTATTCGTTGTTGGCTTTATCTGGCTAGCATTCCACGCACTCCTACTGCTTATCGTGGGTAAAATATTCAAGGTACCCTTTTTCTATTTTGCCGTGGGCAGTATGGCCAATGTTGGCGGTGTCGCTTCTGCGTCGGTAACTTCAGCCGCGTTTCATCCGTCACTGATATCCGTTGGGGTTATCCTTTCGGTCTTCAGTTATGCCATAGGCACCTATGCGGGTTGGTTAACCGCCATATTGATGCAATTGGCCTCAGGACTTTAA
- a CDS encoding phytase, with protein sequence MKKQFLIYGLATGMLFSCGDKLAPVVDHALKPMVTTEVVPNDTDDPAIWVNPADSTQVIVIGTDKHEKTGGLYAYDMDGKIINKVVPLDRPNNVDIAYGMQIGGKKVDIAVVTERGTDKIRVFSMPDLKPLDNGGIPVFEGETEKSPMGISLYTKSDSTGNTIYAIVGRKTAGKDNYLFQYELKDNNGVVVGEKVRTFGQFLGGKEIEAIAVDNELGFVYYSDEGYGIHKYYADPAKGNEELAVFGQKDFKEDHEGIAIYKTSDSTGYIVASNQQNNSFNIYPREGDAGNPHQYTRIAEVPVSAIECDGADAISMPIGSKFPKGMLVAMSNGMVFHYYDWQQFQELIDAKK encoded by the coding sequence ATGAAAAAACAATTTTTGATATACGGATTGGCCACGGGCATGTTGTTTTCCTGTGGTGATAAATTGGCACCTGTTGTTGACCATGCACTGAAACCTATGGTGACAACGGAAGTTGTTCCCAACGATACGGATGATCCCGCTATTTGGGTAAACCCGGCGGACAGCACGCAGGTCATTGTCATCGGAACGGATAAGCACGAGAAGACCGGTGGATTGTACGCCTACGATATGGATGGCAAGATCATCAATAAGGTCGTTCCATTGGACCGACCGAACAATGTGGATATTGCCTACGGCATGCAGATCGGCGGTAAAAAAGTGGATATCGCTGTCGTAACCGAGCGTGGAACAGATAAAATCCGGGTGTTCAGTATGCCGGATCTGAAGCCATTGGATAACGGTGGAATTCCGGTATTTGAAGGGGAGACCGAGAAATCACCAATGGGGATTTCACTCTATACCAAATCCGACAGCACGGGGAATACCATTTATGCCATCGTCGGTCGCAAGACGGCAGGGAAGGACAATTACCTTTTCCAGTATGAGCTGAAAGATAACAATGGTGTTGTTGTTGGCGAAAAGGTACGGACGTTCGGACAATTCCTGGGTGGTAAAGAAATCGAAGCTATTGCTGTTGATAACGAATTGGGCTTTGTGTATTATTCCGATGAAGGTTATGGCATCCATAAGTACTATGCTGATCCGGCAAAGGGCAATGAAGAGCTTGCCGTATTCGGACAGAAGGACTTCAAGGAAGACCATGAAGGAATCGCGATCTATAAGACCAGTGATTCAACGGGCTATATCGTTGCCTCCAACCAGCAGAACAATTCCTTCAATATCTATCCGCGGGAAGGGGATGCCGGTAATCCACATCAATACACCCGTATTGCCGAAGTTCCGGTTTCAGCAATCGAATGTGATGGCGCTGATGCGATTTCCATGCCGATAGGTAGCAAGTTTCCGAAAGGCATGTTGGTCGCGATGAGTAATGGCATGGTATTCCATTACTACGATTGGCAGCAGTTCCAGGAACTGATCGACGCAAAAAAATAA
- a CDS encoding TonB-dependent receptor gives MRLTLLLFFQFLCVCGFAQTSILKGKVMDSKDQFSLPGATLRISEGNRFTVSDANGNFEFLDLPVGTYQLTVDYLGYDHFSQQVQVTSTNGQLQVLLEAASNSIDEVTVMGDIAKGQAKALNQQKNNSNITNIISSDQVGRFPDQNIGDALKRVPGITMQNDQGEARNIIVRGLSPELNSVTLNGDRIPSAEGDNRNVQMDLIPSDMISSIEVNKTLTPDMDADAIGGSVNLVTRAVPNKQRISATLSGGYMPVREKAVYNGAFIYGNRFMDNKMGLVLSGTMQAQDFGSNNIEAEWKDEEGKVFMNEMQVRKYDVARVRRSVSAAWDYDFNSRNRIALNAMYNWRDDRENRFALTYKDIEWDEKQNSYIATLGRETKGGIDNNRNKGRRLERQTVMNFSLHGEHLLTSKLDMDWAASYSRASEWRPNERYMSYRLKKAKIGTDISDPYLPFVKDDNTDLSKLELKELTENENNTHEDEVGMKVNFRFPLSVIEGQKGRFRFGGRLRLKSKERENNFFEYAPIDGLEAMTDNPLQTWDARSWEQGERYAPGSFVSKDYLGGLDLTDKSKFEQETVPGEYLAVNYHAKEHIYAGYIRWDQNITENTALILGARIEHTRIDYTGNNVVDEKELTGEIRNKNNYTNILPGITLKHNFDENFILRAAVTTSLARPNYYALAPYVNTLMENREISAGNPNLKATYSVNYDLMVEKYFQNVGIVSGGVFYKNLKNFIYKYSDQSFTSARFEETFPDLKNPIQGTETWDFAQFRNGDKVDVYGFEVAFQRQLDFLPGKFLKGFGVYANYTFTESKAKGVSGENGILREGLGLPRTAPHMLNGSLSWENNKFSARVSANFTAAYLDEIGDNAFTDAYYDKQFFLDANASYKITKSFRIFAEANNLTDQPLRYYQGEKQYMRQLEYYKPRYTLGLKYDL, from the coding sequence ATGAGATTAACACTTTTACTTTTTTTCCAATTCTTATGTGTGTGCGGCTTTGCCCAGACCAGTATCTTAAAGGGTAAGGTTATGGACAGCAAGGATCAATTTTCCTTGCCTGGTGCTACCTTGAGAATTTCTGAAGGAAACCGATTTACGGTTTCAGATGCGAACGGGAATTTCGAATTCTTGGATCTTCCTGTTGGTACTTATCAATTAACTGTTGACTATTTAGGGTACGACCACTTTTCACAGCAAGTGCAGGTTACTTCGACCAATGGTCAACTTCAGGTTTTATTGGAAGCCGCAAGCAATTCCATCGATGAAGTGACGGTGATGGGGGATATTGCCAAAGGACAGGCCAAAGCCTTGAACCAGCAAAAGAACAATTCCAATATCACTAACATCATTTCTTCCGATCAGGTCGGACGTTTTCCAGATCAGAACATCGGAGACGCGTTGAAACGCGTACCGGGGATTACCATGCAGAACGACCAAGGGGAGGCGCGTAACATTATCGTACGCGGTCTGTCTCCGGAATTGAACTCGGTAACATTGAATGGTGACCGTATTCCATCAGCGGAAGGCGACAACAGAAACGTGCAGATGGACTTGATCCCATCGGACATGATTTCGTCCATTGAAGTGAACAAAACTTTGACGCCAGATATGGATGCCGATGCCATTGGTGGTTCGGTGAACTTGGTGACCCGTGCGGTTCCGAATAAACAACGGATCTCGGCCACATTGAGCGGAGGTTATATGCCTGTTCGCGAAAAAGCGGTCTACAATGGTGCATTCATCTATGGTAACCGTTTTATGGATAATAAAATGGGCTTGGTATTGAGTGGAACCATGCAGGCGCAGGATTTCGGTTCAAATAACATTGAAGCGGAATGGAAAGATGAAGAAGGAAAAGTATTCATGAACGAGATGCAGGTCCGCAAGTACGATGTTGCTCGTGTTCGTCGCAGTGTATCCGCAGCTTGGGATTACGATTTCAACTCCAGAAACCGCATTGCCTTGAATGCCATGTACAACTGGCGTGATGACCGCGAGAATCGTTTTGCCCTTACCTATAAGGATATTGAGTGGGACGAAAAGCAGAACTCCTATATCGCTACTTTGGGTCGTGAGACCAAAGGCGGTATTGATAACAACCGCAACAAGGGACGCCGTTTGGAGCGCCAGACGGTAATGAACTTTTCCTTACATGGTGAGCACCTTTTGACATCCAAATTGGATATGGATTGGGCAGCGTCTTATTCCAGAGCATCTGAATGGAGACCGAATGAACGCTACATGTCCTACCGATTGAAAAAAGCAAAGATCGGAACCGATATCAGCGATCCGTATTTGCCATTCGTAAAAGATGACAATACAGACCTTTCCAAACTGGAATTGAAGGAGTTGACAGAAAACGAAAATAATACCCATGAGGATGAGGTCGGTATGAAAGTGAACTTCCGTTTTCCACTTTCCGTGATCGAAGGACAAAAAGGTAGATTCCGTTTCGGAGGTCGCCTTCGTCTGAAATCCAAGGAAAGAGAGAACAATTTCTTTGAATACGCACCTATCGATGGATTGGAAGCTATGACGGACAACCCATTGCAGACTTGGGATGCGAGGTCTTGGGAACAGGGCGAGCGTTATGCACCGGGTTCCTTTGTGAGCAAGGACTATCTGGGTGGTCTTGATTTGACGGATAAATCGAAATTCGAACAGGAGACCGTACCAGGTGAATACCTAGCCGTGAATTACCACGCCAAAGAACATATCTATGCCGGATATATCCGTTGGGATCAGAACATTACCGAAAACACCGCATTGATTTTGGGTGCGCGTATCGAACATACACGTATCGACTATACAGGTAACAACGTTGTAGATGAAAAAGAATTAACCGGTGAGATCCGTAACAAGAATAACTACACCAACATTCTTCCGGGTATAACGTTGAAACATAATTTTGATGAGAACTTCATCTTGCGTGCTGCGGTAACGACATCCTTGGCCAGACCAAATTACTACGCTTTAGCACCATATGTTAATACGCTGATGGAAAACCGCGAAATTTCTGCGGGAAATCCAAATCTAAAGGCTACTTATTCCGTTAACTACGACCTGATGGTGGAGAAGTACTTCCAAAATGTAGGTATTGTTTCCGGAGGTGTATTCTATAAAAACTTAAAGAACTTTATCTACAAGTATAGTGACCAGAGCTTTACTTCGGCTCGTTTTGAGGAAACTTTCCCGGACCTGAAAAATCCTATCCAAGGAACAGAAACTTGGGATTTCGCCCAATTTAGAAATGGCGACAAAGTGGATGTGTATGGATTTGAAGTTGCCTTCCAGCGCCAATTGGATTTCCTTCCTGGTAAATTCCTGAAAGGGTTCGGTGTCTATGCAAACTATACCTTCACGGAATCCAAAGCGAAGGGTGTTTCCGGTGAAAATGGTATTCTGCGTGAAGGATTGGGCTTGCCAAGAACAGCACCACATATGTTGAACGGTTCCCTATCGTGGGAGAACAATAAGTTCTCTGCACGTGTTTCAGCAAACTTTACAGCAGCCTATTTGGATGAAATCGGCGACAATGCATTCACCGATGCGTACTACGATAAACAATTCTTCCTGGATGCCAATGCTTCCTACAAAATCACGAAGTCATTCCGCATCTTTGCTGAAGCAAATAACCTAACAGACCAACCATTGCGCTACTACCAAGGGGAGAAGCAATACATGAGACAGTTGGAATACTACAAACCACGTTATACCTTAGGTCTTAAATACGACCTGTAA
- a CDS encoding GLPGLI family protein produces the protein MFPFSSSAQENESQFKQQFIYAMTFQMDSLDSKKQTETMELLTNGSHSVFQSLEKGFRDSVNLVKRKEKADYDVRNDASFRGKLKPINSLYSIFRTDNHFRVLDAFSLGMRSDNYQYYEEEIVLDWKLTGKQDSLLGLPVQQATTEFGGRTWEAWFTPEIPIGAGPYKFHGLPGLIVKIKDSQDFWTFTLTDMKQDINRQVALPTGLPKTVAKTDKLAFFKGRNDYFLNRTIIDEAAGNIIVGTPEGRQQSIDWDKKYAKSQNNWIEKFQ, from the coding sequence ATGTTTCCTTTTTCTTCATCTGCACAAGAGAACGAATCCCAGTTCAAACAGCAGTTCATCTATGCGATGACATTTCAGATGGATAGCTTGGATAGCAAAAAGCAAACGGAAACCATGGAGCTATTAACAAACGGGAGCCACAGTGTTTTCCAATCACTGGAGAAGGGATTTCGGGATTCGGTGAATTTGGTGAAACGCAAGGAGAAGGCGGATTATGACGTCCGCAATGACGCTTCTTTTCGGGGCAAGTTAAAGCCGATCAATTCATTGTACAGTATTTTCAGGACCGACAACCATTTCCGGGTATTGGATGCGTTTTCGCTGGGCATGCGATCGGACAATTACCAATATTACGAGGAAGAGATCGTGCTTGACTGGAAACTCACCGGTAAGCAGGATAGCCTCTTGGGGCTTCCAGTACAGCAGGCAACAACTGAATTTGGCGGCCGGACGTGGGAAGCATGGTTCACACCGGAAATCCCTATCGGTGCAGGTCCTTACAAGTTCCACGGCCTACCCGGACTGATCGTAAAAATCAAGGATAGCCAGGATTTCTGGACATTCACCCTTACCGACATGAAACAAGATATCAATCGGCAGGTTGCTTTGCCCACTGGTTTACCGAAAACAGTCGCAAAGACCGATAAATTGGCATTTTTCAAAGGACGAAACGATTACTTCCTGAACAGGACGATCATTGATGAAGCTGCAGGCAATATTATCGTGGGCACACCGGAAGGCCGACAACAGTCCATCGATTGGGATAAGAAATATGCAAAGTCACAGAACAATTGGATCGAAAAATTCCAATAG